From one Coffea eugenioides isolate CCC68of chromosome 11, Ceug_1.0, whole genome shotgun sequence genomic stretch:
- the LOC113752770 gene encoding non-specific lipid-transfer protein 1-like has protein sequence MANSSGLLKLGTLVMFVSMLIMSFSHGGQAQISCDTVDNDLFPCLSFVLNGGKVAPACCSGIKTLLSLAKTKTDRQSVCSCLKSVAQSATDGQLKNAAQIPHLCGVNLPYKISRNIDCTK, from the coding sequence ATGGCTAATTCATCAGGACTCCTCAAACTAGGGACTCTTGTAATGTTCGTATCCATGCTTATCATGAGTTTCTCCCATGGAGGGCAAGCACAAATCTCCTGTGACACTGTTGACAACGACCTGTTTCCATGCCTTAGCTTCGTCCTGAATGGTGGAAAAGTTGCACCTGCTTGCTGTAGTGGGATTAAGACTCTACTCAGCCTCGCTAAGACTAAAACTGATCGCCAAAGTGTTTGTTCTTGCTTGAAATCTGTTGCTCAGAGTGCTACTGATGGTCAGCTCAAGAATGCTGCACAAATCCCTCATCTGTGTGGTGTTAATCTCCCATACAAGATTTCTCGCAACATCGACTGCACAAAGTAA